The following proteins come from a genomic window of Mesoaciditoga lauensis cd-1655R = DSM 25116:
- a CDS encoding DMT family transporter has protein sequence MYWILLVVSLTLNATGNILAKYAMKDAPSKNFSSLAIYALTNWKIWLGIMCFGLAFGGYAIVLSKLDLSLAYPIMTTGGFLIIITVSFFLFSEHLSLLRLAGILLMIAGIWMISRT, from the coding sequence ATGTACTGGATTTTGCTTGTTGTCTCGCTTACTTTAAATGCGACTGGAAATATATTGGCAAAGTATGCCATGAAAGACGCCCCATCAAAGAATTTTTCTTCTCTTGCAATTTACGCTCTTACCAATTGGAAAATATGGTTGGGCATCATGTGCTTTGGTTTAGCATTTGGAGGATATGCAATAGTCCTTAGCAAATTAGATCTCAGTTTGGCATATCCTATTATGACCACAGGCGGTTTCCTAATAATAATAACCGTGTCATTTTTCCTCTTTTCAGAACATCTATCATTGCTTAGGTTAGCGGGAATACTGTTGATGATAGCCGGTATATGGATGATTTCTAGAACTTAA